A portion of the Clostridium gelidum genome contains these proteins:
- a CDS encoding 2Fe-2S ferredoxin, translating into MIDIKHHIFVCASCRVNGMQKGMCYSKDSVKVVQKFMEEVEDRDLINEVMVTNTGCLGVCNKGPIVVVYPEGTWYGNVKVEDVERIVEQHIEGGKVVEELVI; encoded by the coding sequence ATGATAGATATAAAGCATCATATTTTTGTTTGCGCAAGCTGTAGAGTTAATGGAATGCAAAAAGGAATGTGTTATTCTAAAGATTCTGTAAAGGTTGTACAAAAATTTATGGAGGAAGTTGAAGACAGAGACTTAATAAACGAAGTAATGGTTACTAATACTGGTTGTTTAGGGGTATGTAATAAAGGTCCTATTGTGGTTGTTTATCCAGAAGGAACTTGGTATGGAAATGTAAAAGTTGAAGATGTGGAAAGAATTGTAGAACAACATATCGAAGGCGGAAAAGTAGTAGAAGAATTAGTTATATAA
- the nifK gene encoding nitrogenase molybdenum-iron protein subunit beta gives MLDLTPKKIVERKAVTINPSKTCQPVGAMYAALGVHGCMPHSHGSQGCCSYHRTVLSRHFKEPAIATTSAFSEGACVFGGGSNIKTAVKNIFDIYNPEIIAIHTTCLSETIGDDLKTYISDMNIPEGKYVLHANTPSYVGSHITGFSNMVTGFINGLSKTTGVKNGKMCVIPGFVNPGDMREMKRMLKLMGVDFTMIPDTTGVLDSPMTGKYQMYPKGGTKVQDIIELGDCEKTLAIGSFASEAGASTLEKKFKVPYNTLKMPIGIGATDDYIMELSRFSKQEVPYELEEERGQLVDIMLDAHPYYDKKKVALYGDPDTLISLTKFVLELGMIPKYVITGTPGMAFEKEINALFAEFGVEGSIVKQDSDLFYLHQLIKNETVDLLMGGTHGKYIAKAEDIPLVRVGFPVLDRYVHSLMPVTGYRGGMRLLELMLGALMDRQDRDAKDEDFELVM, from the coding sequence ATGTTAGATTTAACCCCAAAAAAAATAGTAGAAAGAAAAGCAGTTACGATTAACCCTAGTAAGACATGTCAACCAGTTGGAGCAATGTATGCTGCACTTGGTGTTCATGGTTGTATGCCACATAGTCATGGATCACAAGGTTGTTGTTCATACCATAGAACAGTATTATCAAGACATTTTAAAGAACCAGCTATAGCAACTACTTCAGCATTTAGTGAAGGGGCTTGCGTATTTGGTGGAGGTAGTAATATTAAAACTGCTGTAAAAAATATTTTTGATATATATAATCCAGAGATAATTGCAATTCATACTACATGTTTATCAGAAACTATAGGTGATGACTTAAAAACTTACATCTCAGATATGAATATTCCAGAAGGAAAGTACGTGTTACATGCCAATACTCCAAGTTATGTTGGATCACATATTACTGGATTCTCTAACATGGTCACAGGTTTTATTAATGGCTTATCTAAAACAACTGGAGTAAAAAATGGAAAAATGTGCGTAATACCTGGATTTGTTAACCCTGGTGATATGCGTGAAATGAAAAGAATGTTAAAACTTATGGGTGTAGATTTTACAATGATTCCTGATACAACTGGAGTTTTAGATTCTCCAATGACTGGTAAATATCAAATGTATCCAAAGGGTGGAACAAAAGTTCAAGACATCATAGAACTTGGAGACTGCGAAAAAACTTTAGCAATAGGAAGTTTTGCATCAGAAGCAGGTGCAAGTACACTAGAAAAGAAATTTAAAGTTCCTTACAATACATTAAAGATGCCTATAGGTATTGGAGCTACTGATGATTATATTATGGAATTAAGTAGATTTAGTAAACAAGAAGTTCCTTATGAACTTGAAGAGGAAAGAGGACAACTTGTTGATATAATGCTAGATGCGCATCCATATTATGATAAAAAGAAAGTAGCTTTATACGGAGATCCTGATACATTAATTTCATTAACTAAATTTGTATTAGAACTTGGAATGATACCTAAATATGTAATTACAGGTACTCCAGGAATGGCATTTGAGAAAGAAATAAATGCATTATTTGCAGAATTTGGTGTTGAAGGATCTATAGTTAAACAAGATTCAGATTTATTTTACTTACACCAATTGATAAAAAATGAAACAGTAGATCTATTAATGGGTGGAACTCATGGTAAATATATAGCAAAAGCTGAAGATATACCATTAGTTAGAGTTGGATTCCCAGTATTAGATAGATATGTTCACTCATTAATGCCAGTTACTGGATACAGAGGTGGTATGAGATTATTAGAATTAATGCTTGGTGCTCTAATGGATAGACAAGACAGAGATGCTAAGGATGAAGATTTTGAATTAGTAATGTAA
- the nifB gene encoding nitrogenase cofactor biosynthesis protein NifB — MKSNYVNLTVNPCKMCMPMGVCNALYGIKGCMTILHGSQGCSTYIRRHMATHYNEPIDIASSSLTEEGTVYGGENNLIKGIENLIKLYNPEVIGIATTCLAETIGEDVDRLSKIFYEKHPETKVKLIPIKSPGYGGTQYGGYFTALRAVVENVEMDIKPNEKINIVTGPISSADTRELKEILSDFEIDYILLPDISESLDGGHSKNYNRLPSSGTTIEEVKYMGGAKATIELSTFIKEEYSVGSYLEEAYGVKNYRINIPRGLRETDKFLKVLCEVSGRPIPEKYKKQRGRYLDAMIDSHKYNAEARIAIFGEPDFVYSVARLAIENGVVPVLIASGDACKKLEPSLREEVDELAKLMFAGECIITDEADFKGIEKYVLDLKVNVMIGSSDGRRIEEKHKVPLIRMAFPIHDRIGGQRILSIGYEGSLNLSDQITNVMLAKTESTFRENLYNEYYKEESIMSEITIKEKMIEESNIEIKASVREEVEEKTKTHPCFSCDSAHKYARMHLPIAPKCNVSCNYCLRKFDCVNESRPGVTTEVLSAEEAFVKYKLVKSKMDNLKVVGIAGPGDALANFDEVRKTLKLIKEYDNEVTFCLSTNGLMLPFYAQELIDLGVTHVTVTMNAIDPKITAKVYKFIDYLGVTYTGVEGTQILLNNQLSGIKYLADRGIMVKVNIVMLKGINDHHIEEVTKKVKELGAGITNIMQMIPVKGSVFENMPLTSNKEIMDLRKKCEINIKQMYHCKQCRADAIGLLGDDKSQEFNKPMNQSTTKEEKPLKFAIASKSGIGVDMHFGHASEFYIYECKNGEAKYIEKRDVDKYCNGIDVCDEEEDKFAKLSKVVSDCDGVLSLRMGDDPKKKFKDMGIEVFMTCETIETAVVKAAESILKGTEVKEMLRA, encoded by the coding sequence ATGAAGAGTAATTATGTGAATCTAACTGTTAACCCATGCAAAATGTGTATGCCTATGGGAGTTTGCAATGCTTTATATGGAATCAAGGGTTGCATGACAATTTTGCATGGATCACAAGGTTGCAGTACATATATAAGGCGACATATGGCAACACATTATAATGAACCAATAGATATAGCATCTTCTTCGCTTACAGAAGAAGGAACTGTTTATGGTGGAGAAAACAATTTGATTAAGGGGATTGAAAATTTAATCAAATTATATAATCCAGAAGTTATTGGTATTGCAACAACTTGTCTTGCTGAGACAATTGGAGAAGATGTAGATAGACTTTCAAAAATATTTTATGAAAAACATCCAGAAACTAAAGTCAAATTAATACCAATAAAATCTCCGGGATATGGTGGAACTCAATATGGGGGATATTTTACAGCACTAAGAGCAGTAGTAGAAAATGTAGAAATGGACATAAAGCCTAATGAAAAAATAAATATTGTAACTGGACCAATCAGCAGTGCTGATACAAGAGAACTTAAAGAAATACTAAGTGATTTTGAAATTGATTATATTTTGCTTCCGGATATATCTGAAAGTTTAGATGGAGGGCACAGTAAAAATTATAATAGATTACCTTCAAGTGGAACTACCATAGAAGAAGTTAAATATATGGGGGGGGCAAAAGCTACAATTGAACTATCTACATTTATTAAAGAAGAATATTCTGTTGGAAGCTACTTAGAAGAAGCTTATGGCGTTAAAAATTATAGAATTAATATACCAAGAGGACTTAGAGAAACGGATAAATTTTTAAAAGTATTGTGTGAAGTTTCTGGAAGGCCTATTCCAGAAAAATATAAAAAACAAAGAGGTAGATATTTAGATGCTATGATAGATTCTCATAAGTATAATGCAGAAGCAAGAATAGCAATCTTTGGAGAACCTGATTTTGTATATTCTGTAGCAAGACTAGCTATAGAAAATGGAGTAGTACCAGTGCTTATTGCAAGTGGAGATGCATGCAAAAAACTTGAACCAAGTTTAAGAGAAGAAGTTGATGAACTTGCTAAACTAATGTTTGCAGGAGAATGCATAATTACAGATGAAGCAGATTTTAAAGGAATAGAAAAATATGTTTTAGATTTAAAGGTAAATGTAATGATTGGAAGCTCTGATGGTAGAAGAATAGAAGAAAAACACAAGGTACCTTTAATTAGAATGGCATTTCCTATTCATGATAGAATTGGTGGTCAAAGAATTTTATCTATAGGATATGAGGGTTCTTTAAATTTAAGTGATCAAATTACAAATGTGATGCTTGCAAAAACAGAATCTACATTTAGAGAAAATTTATATAATGAATATTATAAGGAGGAGAGCATAATGAGTGAAATCACAATTAAAGAAAAGATGATTGAGGAGAGCAACATAGAAATAAAAGCTAGTGTTAGAGAAGAAGTTGAGGAAAAAACAAAAACTCATCCTTGTTTTAGTTGTGATTCAGCTCATAAATATGCAAGAATGCATCTTCCTATAGCACCTAAATGTAATGTTAGCTGTAATTATTGCCTCCGAAAATTTGATTGTGTTAATGAAAGTAGACCAGGGGTAACAACAGAAGTCTTATCTGCAGAAGAGGCATTTGTAAAATACAAATTAGTAAAATCTAAAATGGATAACTTAAAGGTAGTTGGTATTGCAGGTCCTGGAGATGCACTTGCTAATTTTGATGAAGTAAGAAAAACTCTAAAGCTTATAAAAGAATATGATAATGAAGTTACCTTCTGTTTATCAACAAATGGCTTAATGCTTCCATTTTATGCTCAAGAGTTAATTGATTTAGGAGTAACTCATGTAACTGTAACAATGAATGCTATAGATCCTAAGATAACAGCAAAAGTATATAAATTTATAGATTATCTAGGTGTGACTTATACTGGCGTGGAAGGAACTCAAATTCTTTTAAATAATCAATTATCAGGTATTAAGTATTTAGCTGATAGAGGGATTATGGTTAAGGTTAACATTGTAATGCTTAAGGGAATTAATGATCACCATATAGAAGAAGTAACTAAAAAAGTTAAAGAACTTGGCGCGGGAATAACAAACATAATGCAAATGATACCAGTTAAAGGTAGTGTATTTGAAAACATGCCACTTACAAGTAATAAAGAAATAATGGATTTAAGAAAAAAATGTGAAATAAATATTAAACAAATGTATCATTGCAAACAATGTAGAGCTGATGCAATTGGATTACTTGGAGATGATAAGTCTCAAGAATTCAATAAACCTATGAATCAAAGTACAACAAAAGAAGAAAAACCATTAAAATTTGCAATTGCTTCAAAAAGCGGCATTGGAGTTGATATGCACTTTGGACATGCATCAGAATTTTATATTTATGAATGCAAAAATGGAGAGGCAAAATATATAGAAAAAAGAGATGTAGATAAATACTGTAATGGTATCGACGTCTGTGATGAAGAAGAAGATAAATTTGCTAAACTATCTAAAGTTGTTTCAGATTGTGATGGAGTACTTTCACTTAGAATGGGTGATGATCCTAAAAAGAAATTTAAAGATATGGGAATAGAAGTATTTATGACTTGTGAAACAATTGAAACAGCAGTTGTAAAAGCTGCAGAATCTATATTAAAAGGGACAGAAGTTAAAGAAATGCTAAGAGCTTAA
- the nifE gene encoding nitrogenase iron-molybdenum cofactor biosynthesis protein NifE → MEKKKSNSVLEEREDFICTKEGKNKNSMKCDGDSVSGSISQRACVYCGARVVLNPITDAYHIVHGPIGCASYTWDIRGSLSSGDDLYRNSFSTDLQEKDVIFGGEKKLIAAIEGIMENHNPKLIFVYATCIVGVIGDDIKAVCKEAEEKYNVPVIPVMAPGFSGNKSKGYKLACNALMNIFRRNVLPKVKGINMLGDFNLAGEIWIVKEYLKKIGIDVVSTITGDSSYANLLKASSATVNVVQCAGSMTYLAKNMELEFGIPFVKISFVGVEDSKNSLLKIASLFGDEETLAKAKAFVKEEEEKIMPILNEYKKNLKGKKAAIYVGGGFKAISLIKQFNEFGIDTVMVGTQTGKADDYEVINSLVNDGTVILDDANPYELEKFMLEQDVDILVGGVKERPLAYKLGVAFCDHNHERKHPLGGFVGAVNFAKEINLSINSPVWKYVKESEENEE, encoded by the coding sequence ATGGAAAAGAAAAAATCAAATTCAGTTCTTGAAGAAAGAGAAGACTTTATATGCACAAAAGAAGGAAAGAATAAAAATTCAATGAAGTGTGATGGTGATAGTGTATCGGGATCAATTAGTCAAAGAGCGTGTGTTTATTGTGGTGCAAGAGTAGTTCTAAATCCAATAACTGATGCATACCACATAGTTCATGGACCAATAGGATGTGCTAGTTATACTTGGGATATAAGAGGAAGTCTTTCAAGCGGTGATGATTTATATAGAAATAGTTTTTCAACAGATTTACAAGAAAAAGATGTAATATTCGGTGGAGAAAAGAAGCTAATAGCAGCTATAGAAGGTATTATGGAAAATCATAATCCAAAGTTGATTTTTGTTTATGCAACTTGCATAGTTGGAGTTATTGGTGATGATATTAAAGCTGTCTGTAAAGAGGCAGAAGAAAAGTATAATGTGCCAGTTATACCTGTTATGGCACCAGGATTTTCGGGGAATAAATCTAAGGGATACAAATTAGCGTGTAATGCACTAATGAATATTTTTAGAAGAAATGTTTTACCTAAAGTAAAAGGAATTAATATGCTTGGTGATTTTAATTTAGCAGGAGAAATATGGATTGTAAAAGAGTATTTGAAGAAAATTGGAATAGATGTAGTATCAACAATTACAGGTGATTCTAGTTATGCTAATTTATTAAAAGCTAGTAGTGCAACTGTTAATGTTGTTCAATGTGCTGGCTCTATGACATATTTAGCAAAAAATATGGAACTGGAATTTGGAATTCCTTTTGTTAAAATAAGTTTTGTTGGAGTCGAAGATAGTAAAAATTCATTACTTAAAATTGCAAGCTTATTTGGAGATGAAGAGACTTTAGCAAAGGCTAAGGCTTTTGTAAAAGAAGAAGAAGAAAAAATAATGCCTATATTAAATGAATACAAAAAAAATCTTAAAGGTAAAAAAGCAGCTATATATGTAGGTGGAGGTTTTAAAGCAATTTCTTTAATTAAACAATTTAATGAATTTGGAATAGATACAGTAATGGTTGGAACACAAACTGGGAAAGCAGATGATTATGAAGTAATAAATAGTTTGGTTAATGATGGAACAGTTATTTTGGATGATGCAAATCCTTATGAATTAGAAAAATTTATGTTAGAACAAGATGTAGATATTTTAGTAGGTGGAGTAAAAGAAAGACCACTTGCGTATAAACTCGGAGTTGCTTTTTGTGATCATAATCATGAAAGAAAACATCCTCTAGGTGGATTTGTTGGAGCTGTTAATTTTGCAAAGGAAATTAATTTATCAATAAATAGTCCTGTATGGAAATATGTAAAGGAGAGTGAAGAAAATGAAGAGTAA
- a CDS encoding homocitrate synthase/isopropylmalate synthase family protein, with amino-acid sequence MSERKIEIIDKTIIVLKEIYGDKFKQKIPEIKEFIKLLYIIGSDFIEITQELYEELSPLPQNIRFIISNNNNVEIQNANEFYNSLISKSNLCNLKNARVTGLDDIIFYDYEKVFFEITNAFGTNIQMCIKNKYGASTAMSLEWIKLGGKRVITTFAGIGGYAPLEEILGALSFLEKIKLRGNHKLLPKVLNLFEDITESKLRGDMPFIGKDIFNVESGIHVNGISKNPSTYEPYDPSAIGRKRIIIIGKHSGMKSLEIKLKELNIKYDSSDLNCMLEDVRRLSTKNRRGLNDKEIEEIYKKCSI; translated from the coding sequence ATGAGTGAAAGAAAAATAGAAATCATAGATAAGACAATAATTGTTCTAAAAGAGATATATGGTGATAAGTTTAAGCAGAAAATTCCTGAGATAAAAGAGTTCATAAAATTGCTATATATAATAGGAAGTGATTTTATTGAAATTACTCAAGAACTCTATGAAGAATTATCACCACTGCCACAAAATATAAGATTTATAATATCTAATAACAATAATGTTGAGATTCAAAATGCTAATGAATTTTATAATAGTTTAATTAGTAAGTCTAATTTATGCAATTTAAAAAATGCTAGAGTAACTGGATTAGATGATATTATTTTTTACGACTATGAAAAAGTTTTTTTTGAAATTACGAATGCTTTTGGAACCAATATACAAATGTGTATTAAAAACAAGTATGGAGCATCTACAGCCATGAGTTTAGAGTGGATTAAACTTGGAGGGAAAAGGGTTATTACAACTTTTGCAGGAATTGGTGGATATGCTCCCCTTGAAGAAATCTTAGGAGCACTGTCTTTTTTGGAAAAAATAAAACTACGAGGAAATCATAAGCTGTTGCCGAAAGTACTTAATCTTTTTGAAGATATTACAGAAAGCAAGCTACGTGGGGATATGCCTTTTATAGGTAAGGATATTTTTAATGTAGAATCTGGAATACACGTAAATGGAATTTCTAAAAACCCATCCACTTATGAACCTTATGATCCAAGTGCAATTGGAAGGAAAAGAATTATTATTATAGGCAAGCATTCGGGAATGAAATCATTAGAGATAAAATTAAAAGAATTAAATATAAAATATGATTCGAGTGATTTAAACTGCATGCTAGAGGATGTAAGAAGACTTAGTACAAAAAACAGAAGAGGATTAAATGATAAAGAAATAGAAGAAATTTATAAAAAATGCAGCATATAG
- a CDS encoding MurR/RpiR family transcriptional regulator, translated as MAGVYQKMAEKIPNMSKSQEKIAKYILSHLNTTPFLTVEKLAKLSGVSIATITRFVTFLGYKGYPEFLKDTQESMQQQITNIERIKIESEKDSGEEKDIYDLFEDDVNNIKLTMEDLNLYELKKSVDLLLNSKRIYIVARRNSSVIGIFLKYYLDLMFNDVHLIENIEQIPKQTNEFSSEDVIIGISFEKYARSTVEIFTYLKTNGAKTIAITDTMLSPLVPYSDITLTAVSKGSTFIESFAAPLSLINVLIVYIEKEKKDFFNSNVELLEAAWKKFDLFI; from the coding sequence ATGGCAGGAGTATATCAAAAAATGGCAGAAAAGATACCTAATATGAGTAAATCACAAGAAAAAATAGCGAAATATATATTATCACATCTTAATACGACACCTTTTCTAACTGTAGAAAAATTAGCAAAGTTATCTGGGGTTAGTATTGCAACTATTACGAGATTTGTAACATTTCTAGGATATAAAGGCTATCCTGAATTTTTAAAAGATACTCAAGAATCTATGCAACAGCAAATAACGAATATTGAACGTATAAAAATTGAGTCTGAAAAAGATTCTGGTGAAGAAAAAGATATTTATGACCTATTTGAAGATGATGTAAATAATATTAAATTAACTATGGAGGATTTAAATTTATATGAATTAAAAAAATCAGTTGATTTATTATTAAATTCAAAAAGAATATATATAGTTGCACGAAGAAATTCTTCTGTAATTGGGATATTTCTTAAATATTATCTTGATTTAATGTTTAATGATGTTCATTTAATTGAAAACATAGAACAAATACCTAAACAAACTAATGAATTTAGTAGTGAGGATGTAATTATTGGAATTAGCTTTGAGAAATATGCTAGAAGCACAGTAGAAATTTTCACATATTTAAAGACAAATGGAGCTAAGACTATAGCTATTACAGATACTATGTTATCTCCTCTTGTACCATATTCAGATATTACATTAACAGCTGTAAGTAAAGGCTCTACATTTATAGAATCTTTTGCAGCCCCACTAAGTTTAATTAATGTTTTAATTGTATATATTGAAAAGGAAAAGAAAGATTTCTTTAATAGTAATGTAGAATTATTGGAAGCAGCATGGAAAAAATTTGATTTATTCATTTGA
- a CDS encoding beta/alpha barrel domain-containing protein — MNLQESFNEKIYIVDTTLRDGEQSAGKAFSIDEKVEIAKYMDENNIYQIEAGIPVMGDLEKECIKRILAGRKNSLISTWNRMNRKDIMYSIECKPDIIHISVPTSDIQIYSNLGKDKIWVEENLRDCVYFAKDKGYEVTIGFEDASRADINYLINLCEIVKEFGVERVRYADTVGILMPSKVKDAVKTIIRSTGMEIEIHAHNDFGMAIPISLEAVKYGAKYVDCTLDGIGERAGNCNLQEFIRISDVFLERNKKL, encoded by the coding sequence ATGAATTTACAAGAAAGCTTTAATGAGAAAATATATATTGTAGATACAACGTTGCGAGATGGAGAACAAAGTGCAGGAAAAGCTTTTTCAATAGATGAGAAGGTGGAGATAGCAAAATACATGGATGAAAATAATATATATCAAATAGAAGCGGGGATACCTGTAATGGGTGATTTGGAAAAGGAATGTATTAAGAGGATTTTAGCTGGCAGGAAAAATTCTTTGATTTCTACATGGAATCGAATGAATAGAAAAGATATAATGTATTCAATAGAATGCAAACCAGATATAATTCATATAAGTGTGCCTACCTCTGATATACAGATATACTCAAATTTAGGGAAAGATAAAATATGGGTTGAAGAAAATCTTAGAGATTGTGTATATTTTGCCAAAGATAAAGGCTATGAAGTGACTATTGGATTTGAAGATGCTTCAAGAGCAGATATAAATTATCTTATTAATTTATGTGAAATAGTTAAAGAATTTGGTGTTGAAAGAGTTCGATATGCAGATACAGTAGGAATATTAATGCCTTCTAAAGTTAAAGATGCAGTTAAAACCATAATAAGAAGTACAGGTATGGAGATTGAAATACATGCTCATAATGATTTCGGTATGGCAATTCCGATTTCACTTGAAGCTGTAAAGTATGGAGCAAAATATGTAGATTGCACATTAGATGGAATTGGAGAGAGAGCAGGGAATTGCAATTTACAAGAATTTATTAGAATTTCAGATGTGTTTTTAGAAAGAAATAAGAAATTGTAA